One genomic window of Magnolia sinica isolate HGM2019 chromosome 3, MsV1, whole genome shotgun sequence includes the following:
- the LOC131238616 gene encoding uncharacterized protein LOC131238616 produces MHESVHVRQFLMKLRPEFEHCRAALLNRNPTPSMNSIINDLLAEEQRLQVLSQGTSQGPSDMTLVVSTSTPNHGSTPLTCRGYNKVGHAVAQYKDWCAYCRGTGHGIQDCRSRAYASSFGRGRSGRGRGRTFSATFATTSSESFVSDTASTDSVEGLSSPLTSAMLQQIVQALSAAGMSGSGNGEGTWEG; encoded by the exons ATGCACGAGAGTGTGCACGttagacagtttcttatgaaactacgtccggaatttgagcattgcagGGCTGCTCTCCTGAACCGTAACCCAACTCCTTCAATGAATTcgattattaatgatttattagctgaggaacaacgactgcagGTCCTCTCTCAGGGGACATCTCAAGGACCATCTGACATGACACTTGTTGTATCCACCTCTACACCAAACCATGGTTCCACTCCTTTAACTTGTCGCGGCTATAACAAAGTGGGACATGCCGTCGCTCAGTACAAAgattggtgcgcttattgtcgagggactggtcatggtattcaggattgtcgttcacgtgcctatgcatcttcaTTCGGCCGTGGACGTAGTGGTCGAGGTCGTGGTCGTACTTTTTCTGCTACTTTTGCGACTACTTCTTCCGAGTCTTTTGTTAGTGATACTGCATCCACTGATTCTGTTGAAGGTCTTTCCTCACCTTTGACTTctgcgatgctccagcagattgtgcaggccctttctgcggccggtatgtcag gatctggcaacggagagggtacttgggaagggtag